One stretch of Heptranchias perlo isolate sHepPer1 chromosome 41, sHepPer1.hap1, whole genome shotgun sequence DNA includes these proteins:
- the ttc9b gene encoding tetratricopeptide repeat protein 9B produces the protein MVLKDSLCYRISPITGVKSHRQTPLFMHSKLLQTIKRRQVSDLAQNGLPVREMEAKNPLKTQSISLGGIAKRQPGTGARGAGQPSASSRDPLRAAPGFPDPRNPSAYHRDGESDSGCKIQKAVGFKIEGNQCYKEKKFREAIGKYHRALLQLKGMRIIEASGPEVSALSKAHSRLTEEQKRLIESTEIDCYDSLAACLLQSELVNYERVKEYCLKILGKQKDNFKAMYRAGIAFYHLGDYENALQYLKEAKDREPADTNVFRYIQLTEIKMNRFNQREQEGCKEMIG, from the exons ATGGTGCTGAAGGACAGCTTGTGTTACAGGATCTCACCAATTACAGGGGTTAAATCACACAGACAGACGCCCTTATTTATGCACAGCAAATTGCTACAAACCATCAAGAGGCGACAGGTTTCGGATCTGGCACAAAATGGTCTGCCTGTGAGAGAAATGGAAGCCAAAAATCCCCTGAAAACGCAGAGCATCAGTCTAGGGGGCATCGCCAAGAGGCAGCCCGGGACGGGAGCGAGGGGAGCGGGCCAGCCTTCAGCCAGCAGCCGGGATCCTCTGAGGGCTGCGCCGGGCTTCCCGGACCCCAGGAACCCATCAGCCTACCACAGGGACGGGGAGTCGGACAGCGGCTGCAAGATCCAGAAGGCGGTGGGCTTCAAGATCGAAGGGAACCAGTGTTACAAGGAGAAGAAATTCCGGGAGGCGATCGGGAAGTATCACCGGGCGCTGCTGCAGCTCAAAGGGATGCGGATCATCGAGGCTTCGGGTCCAGAAGTGAGTGCATTGAGCAAAGCACACAGCAGACTAACCGAGGAGCAGAAACGACTTATCGAAAGCACCGAGATCGACTGTTACGATAGTTTAGCGG CGTGCCTTCTACAGTCAGAGCTGGTGAACTACGAACGAGTGAAAGAGTACTGTTTGAAAATTCTTGGGAAACAAAAGGACAATTTCAAAGCCATGTACAGAGCAGGCATCGCCTTCTATCACCTGGGGGATTATGAGAATGCCCTGCAGTACTTAAAAGAAGCAAAGGATCGAGAGCCCGCAG ATACAAACGTGTTCAGATATATCCAACTGACAGAGATAAAGATGAATCGATTCAACCAGAGGGAGCAAGAGGGCTGTAAGGAGATGATCGGTTAA